From the Streptomyces sp. NBC_00390 genome, the window CTCGGGGTGGCTTCCCCGGGCTTGTCCGGGCCGTGAGCGCTGCGCCCTCGGGGCGGGCCTTGGCGCCCGGGTGCGGACGGGTCCGTGTGTGTGGTGTCGGGCCGCTCCGGGGCTCGTGTCCGGGACTGCTTTCCCGGGACTTGCGTCGCTCAGGACTTACGACGCCTTACGTCCCGGACACGACCCCTGCGCGTCCCCTCCCGGGCCAGGCGCCGGTGGCTGAGGCAACGCCACCCCGAAGGGACACCGCAATTTCCGGGAAACGCCACGCCCCAGAGCGCCGCGCATTCGGCCGCGGTTGGCTGGCGCTCCGTGTCGGGCCGCGGTGGTGTTGATGCGGATGCGTGGCGACGTCCAGGGCATCGGCGGCCTCGGGGGTTCAGCCGCGAAGCCGCCATCGGGCACTCAGCCACGAATGAGGAAGGACGGAGTATGCACATACCCCCCATACCCGGATCCCCGGCGGGCCGCCGGCGTCAGACAGCGGCCCTCGCCGCGGCGGTGATCTGCTCGACGGTGTTCACCGGGCCGGACCTCGCCGTGGCCGGCGGGCCGTCACCTTCGGTGCCCGCCCCGAAGCTGGACTGGAAACCCTGCATCCAGGGCAGTCCGTTCGACTGCGCGACCGCGAAGGTGCCGCTGGACCACCTCAACCCCGGCGGTCGCACCATCGAGCTGGCAGTCATCAAGCGGAAGGCGACCGGCCCCGGACGGCGTATCGGCACCCTGTTCTTCAACCCCGGCGGCCCCGGCGGCCCCGGAACGGTGCAGATGCCACAGAACTACGAGTTCTTCCCGCGCGAGGTGCGGGAGCGGTTCGACATCGTCAGCTGGGACCCCCGCGGGATCGGCAGCAGCACCGCCATGAACTGCTTCGCGAATCGCGAAGAAGCCGACGCCTGGGCCGCGAGCAAGCCGGCAGGCTTCCCGGTGGGCGAACGGGAGCGGACGGCCTATGCCGCCGCGTACAAGGATCTGGCCCGGCGCTGTGAGCAGCGTGACCCCGAACTGCTGCGCCATGTGTCGACCGCCGACACCGCGCGCGACCTCGAGCAGCTCCGCCAGGCGGTGGGCGACGAACAACTCTCGTACTTCGGGATCTCCTACGGCACGTTCCTGGGCGCCACCTACGCCAACCTCTTCCCCGACAAGGTCCGCGCCATGGTTTTCGACAGCAATGTCGACCCGCAGGTCTGGACCCATGCCTCCGGCGACGACTCCCGGCTCCCGACCTTCCTGCGCATGGGCGCGGACCGCGGCGCGGCAGCGGTCCTGGACAAGTTCCTCGCCCACTGCGGGTCCATCACCACCGCCCGATGCGCCTTTTCCGCAGGCAGCCCCAAAGCAACCCGGGAGAAGTTCGACCAGCTGATGCAGCGGCTCCGGAAGCAGCCCGCGGGCGCGTGGACCTACGGCCGTACGGTCGGTGACGTCGTGAACAGCC encodes:
- a CDS encoding alpha/beta hydrolase → MHIPPIPGSPAGRRRQTAALAAAVICSTVFTGPDLAVAGGPSPSVPAPKLDWKPCIQGSPFDCATAKVPLDHLNPGGRTIELAVIKRKATGPGRRIGTLFFNPGGPGGPGTVQMPQNYEFFPREVRERFDIVSWDPRGIGSSTAMNCFANREEADAWAASKPAGFPVGERERTAYAAAYKDLARRCEQRDPELLRHVSTADTARDLEQLRQAVGDEQLSYFGISYGTFLGATYANLFPDKVRAMVFDSNVDPQVWTHASGDDSRLPTFLRMGADRGAAAVLDKFLAHCGSITTARCAFSAGSPKATREKFDQLMQRLRKQPAGAWTYGRTVGDVVNSLYQVQGWTGLAGRLQTLWQGRVPEPAVFPPGPPVPNPNPYLGDEQAGAVFCSDSPNPRDPAAYHAAEEASAPRAGDAGRFWAWAAEGCAAWPAAAMANRYRGPWNKPTAHPILLVGTTYDPATPYSGAQAMARELANARLLTNSGYGHTALVNPSSCVNEHESRYLIDGTLPPAGTTCQQDTPPFSATKPRGGVGTGGGGMADRVS